In Oryza brachyantha chromosome 2, ObraRS2, whole genome shotgun sequence, a single window of DNA contains:
- the LOC102719557 gene encoding probable alpha,alpha-trehalose-phosphate synthase [UDP-forming] 8: protein MPSLSCHNLLDLAAAADDAAPLPPSPASSLRLPRVMSVSPASPTSTSTPAPARRVIVSHRLPLRAAVDAASPFGFSFTVDSDAVAYQLRSGLPAGAPVLHIGTLPPPATEAASDELCNYLVANFSCLPVYLPADLHRRFYHGFCKHYLWPLLHYLLPLTPSSLGGLPFDRALYHSFLSANRAFADRVTEVLSPDDDLVWIHDYHLLALPTFLRKRFPRAKVGFFLHSPFPSSEIFRTIPVRDDLLRALLNADLVGFHTFDYARHFLSACSRLLGLDYQSKRGYIGIEYYGRTITVKILPVGIDMGQLSSVVSAPETGELVGQLTETYKGRRLMVGVDDVDLFKGIGLKFLAMEQLLVEHPELRGRAVLVQIANPARSEGRDIQEVQGEARAISARVNARFGTPGYTPIVLIDRAVSVHEKAAYYAAAECCVVSAVRDGLNRIPYIYTVCRQESTVLEDAPKRSVIVLSEFVGCSPSLSGAIRVNPWSVESMAEAMNAALRMPDAEKRLRHEKHYKYVSTHDVAYWAKSFDQDLQRACKDHFSRRHWGIGFGMSFKVVALGPNFRRLSVDHIVPSYRKSDNRLILLDYDGTVMPEGSTDRAPSIDKAPSNEVISVLNRLCEDPKNRVFIVSGRGKDELGRWFAPCEKLGIAAEHGYFTRWSRDSPWETCGVAVDFDWKKAAVPVMNLYTEATDGSTIEQKESALVWHHDEADPDFGSCQAKELLDHLENVLANEPVVVKRGQHIVEVNPQGISKGVVVDNLLSSMVSQGKAPDFVLCIGDDRSDEDMFESIVCPSNSSVKLPTSTEVFACTVGKKPSMAKYYLDDTVDVIKMLQGLANAPSQRPRQVQLRVSFEGSL from the exons ATGCCTTCGCTGTCTTGCCACAACCTGCTCGACCTCGCTGCCGcggccgacgacgcggcgcccctgccgccgtcgccagcgTCGTCGCTGCGCCTCCCGCGCGTCATGTCCGTGTCGCCAGcatcgccgacgtcgacgtccACGCCGGCCCCCGCGCGGCGGGTGATCGTGTCGCACAGGCTGCCGCTCCGAGCGGCGGTCGACGCGGCCTCGCCGTTCGGGTTCTCCTTCACGGTTGATTCGGACGCCGTCGCGTATCAGCTCCGGTCTGGGTTGCCCGCGGGTGCGCCCGTTCTGCACATCGGGAcgctcccgccgcccgccaccgagGCGGCCTCCGACGAGCTCTGCAACTACTTGGTGGCTAACTTCTCTTGCCTGCCGGTGTACCTGCCGGCCGACCTCCACCGCCGGTTCTACCACGGGTTTTGCAAGCACTACCTGTGGCCTCTGCTCCACTACCTTCTGCCGctcacgccgtcgtcgctgggCGGGCTGCCGTTCGACCGCGCGCTCTACCATTCTTTCCTCTCGGCGAACCGGGCCTTCGCCGACCGCGTCACCGAGGTGCTCAGCCCCGATGACGACCTCGTCTGGATCCACGATTACCACCTCCTTGCCCTCCCCACCTTCCTCCGCAAGCGCTTCCCGCGCGCCAAGGTCGGATTCTTCCTCCACTCGCCGTTCCCCTCGTCGGAGATCTTCCGCACCATTCCCGTCCGGGATGACCTCCTCCGCGCCCTCCTCAACGCCGACCTCGTCGGCTTCCACACCTTCGACTACGCGCGGCACTTCCTGTCCGCCTGCTCGCGGCTGCTCGGCCTGGATTACCAGTCCAAGCGCGGCTACATCGGCATCGAGTACTACGGCCGCACCATCACGGTCAAGATTCTCCCCGTTGGGATAGACATGGGCCAGCTGAGCTCGGTGGTGTCGGCGCCGGAGACGGGGGAACTGGTCGGGCAGCTGACGGAGACGTACAAGGGGCGGCGCCTGATGGTTGGCGTCGACGATGTCGACCTGTTCAAGGGAATCGGCCTCAAGTTCCTGGCGATGGAACAGCTGCTGGTGGAGCACCCGGAGCTGCGAGGCCGCGCGGTGCTCGTGCAGATCGCGAACCCGGCGCGCAGCGAGGGGCGCGACATCCAGGAGGTTCAGGGCGAGGCCAGGGCGATCAGCGCCCGGGTCAATGCGCGGTTCGGCACGCCGGGGTACACCCCGATCGTGTTGATCGACCGCGCGGTGTCGGTGCACGAGAAAGCGGCGTACTACGCGGCGGCTGAGTGCTGCGTGGTGAGCGCCGTGCGGGACGGCCTCAACCGGATACCCTACATCTACACGGTGTGCCGGCAGGAGAGCACCGTCCTGGAGGATGCACCGAAGCGCAGCGTCATTGTGCTGTCGGAGTTCGTCGGGTGCTCCCCGTCGCTCAGTGGGGCAATCCGTGTCAATCCATGGAGTGTTGAGTCTATGGCAGAGGCCATGAATGCTGCCTTGAGGATGCCTGATGCGGAGAAGCGGCTGCGCCATGAGAAGCACTACAAGTATGTGAGCACCCATGATGTTGCCTACTGGGCGAAGTCGTTCGACCAGGACCTGCAGCGCGCTTGCAAGGATCATTTCTCGCGGCGGCATTGGGGTATTGGATTTGGGATGAGTTTCAAGGTGGTTGCTCTTGGCCCAAATTTCAGGAGGCTTTCTGTCGATCACATTGTGCCGTCATACAGGAAGTCCGATAATCGCCTAATTCTCTTGGACTATGATGGCACAGTGATGCCAGAGGGATCAACTGATAGGGCACCCTCAATTGATAAGGCACCCAGCAATGAGGTCATTTCTGTGTTGAATCGTCTTTGCGAGGATCCTAAGAACAGGGTGTTCATCGTGAGCGGGCGAGGGAAGGATGAACTTGGCAGGTGGTTTGCGCCTTGCGAGAAGCTGGGGATTGCTGCAGAGCATGGTTACTTCACAAG GTGGAGTAGGGACTCTCCTTGGGAGACTTGCGGGGTGGCCGTGGACTTTGATTGGAAGAAGGCTGCGGTGCCAGTGATGAATCTCTACACAGAGGCAACGGATGGTTCAACCATCGAGCAGAAGGAAAGCGCGTTGGTTTGGCATCACGATGAGGCAGATCCGGATTTCGGTTCATGCCAGGCAAAGGAGCTGCTTGACCACCTCGAAAACGTGCTTGCAAATGAACCCGTCGTTGTTAAAAGGGGCCAGCATATCGTTGAAGTAAATCCACAG GGCATCAGCAAAGGTGTGGTTGTGGACAACCTCTTGTCATCCATGGTGAGCCAAGGGAAGGCTCCTGATTTCGTCCTGTGCATCGGGGACGACCGGTCGGACGAGGACATGTTCGAGAGCATCGTGTGCCCGTCGAACAGCAGCGTGAAGCTCCCGACCAGCACCGAGGTGTTCGCCTGCACGGTCGGCAAGAAGCCGAGCATGGCCAAGTACTACCTCGACGACACCGTCGACGTGATCAAGATGCTGCAGGGTCTCGCCAACGCGCCGTCGCAGCGGCCAAGGCAAGTGCAGCTGCGGGTCTCGTTCGAAGGCTCGCTGTGA
- the LOC102719837 gene encoding putative RING-H2 finger protein ATL49 has product MPCQDPSPTPSSSQQGLYRLSRKIRALDRRAYKGGVFVLVWICSCLVLCAGALRMSNSTWQPPPEQPPSSPSAIDGVENKISPSIVFIVAILAIIFFVCGLLHLLVRHLLRLHRQRRAREDAESVTAFQGQLQQLFHLHDAGVDQAFIDALPVFLYRNVVGGGGGADGKDPFDCAVCLCEFAPDDQLRLLPKCSHAFHLECIDTWLLSHSTCPLCRRSLLAELSPTCSPVVMVLESESTRDMVPSANRARDGDAVADQADVGVEDAPGHEGAEEVVEVKLGKFMCVEGNVNAVVAGEGDGAGTSSNDNGDANAKAGLGQRRCHSMGSYEYVMDAHASLRVAIKPPKKKPAVSKSRRRGAISECEFGASKRGESSLRLPPFRTPTAQKRHDPDGAVAGAKLAKDSFSVSKIWMVPSKSEASGAAATERRAVSFRWPVAAKEEEGNKKSGSEADWDVEAGSCGGNSVVSSVAEERPSFARRTLLWVVGGRQLSRVGSCS; this is encoded by the coding sequence ATGCCATGCCAAGATCCTTCTCCTACCCCTAGCTCATCACAGCAAGGATTATATCGTCTCTCGAGAAAAATTCGAGCTTTGGATCGTAGAGCGTATAAAGGAGGAGTCTTTGTTTTGGTTTGGATTTGTTCTTGTTTGGTTCTTTGCGCGGGGGCGCTAAGAATGAGCAACTCGACgtggcagccgccgccggagcagcctccgtcgtcgccttcgGCGATTGATGGTGTGGAGAACAAGATAAGCCCGAGCATCGTCTTCATCGTGGCCATCTTGGCGATCATCTTCTTCGTGTGCGGGCTGCTGCACCTGCTGGTGCGCCACCTGCTCCGGCTgcaccggcagcggcgggcaaGGGAGGACGCGGAGAGCGTGACGGCGTTCCAGgggcagctgcagcagctgtTCCACCTCCACGACGCCGGCGTGGACCAGGCCTTCATCGACGCGCTCCCGGTGTTCCTGTACCGCAACgtcgtgggcggcggcggcggcgcggatggCAAGGACCCGTTCGACTGCGCCGTCTGCCTGTGTGAGTTCGCGCCCGACGACCAGCTCCGGCTGCTGCCCAAGTGCAGCCACGCGTTCCACCTCGAGTGCATCGACACCTGGCTCCTGTCGCACTCCACCTGCCCTCTCTGCCGGAGGAGCCTCCTCGCCGAGCTGTCGCCGACGTGCAGCCCCGTCGTGATGGTGCTGGAGTCCGAGAGCACCCGCGACATGGTCCCCTCGGCAAATCGGGCCAgggacggcgacgccgtcgccgaccaaGCCGACGTCGGAGTCGAAGACGCGCCAGGGCACGAGGGTGCAGAGGAGGTGGTCGAGGTGAAGCTGGGAAAGTTCATGTGCGTGGAGGGCAACGTcaacgccgtcgtcgccggcgaagggGATGGAGCCGGCACAAGCAGCAACGACAATGGCGACGCCAATGCCAAAGCTGGTCTCGGGCAAAGAAGGTGCCACTCCATGGGGTCCTACGAGTACGTCATGGACGCGCACGCCTCCCTCCGCGTCGCCATCAAGCCGCCGAAGAAGAAACCGGCGGTCTCCAagtcccgccgccgcggcgccatATCGGAGTGCGAGTTCGGCGCCTCCAAGCGAGGGGAGTCCTCGCTCCGCCTGCCGCCATTCCGCACGCCGACGGCGCAGAAGCGACATGATCCCGACGGCGCGGTCGCCGGGGCGAAGCTCGCCAAGGACAGCTTCTCGGTGTCCAAGATTTGGATGGTGCCGTCCAAGAGCGAGGCGTCcggcgcagcggcgacggagaggCGCGCGGTGTCGTTCCGgtggccggtggcggcgaaggaggaggaaggcaaCAAGAAGAGCGGGAGCGAGGCGGACTGGGACGTCGAGGCGGGGAGCTGCGGCGGCAACAGCGTCGTGTCgtcggtggcggaggagcggCCGTCCTTCGCGAGGAGGACGCTGCTCTGGGTCGTCGGAGGCAGGCAGCTCAGCAGAGTCGGGAGCTGTTCATGA